The following proteins come from a genomic window of Rhodohalobacter sp. 614A:
- a CDS encoding response regulator → MSNKILWADDEIDQLKAHIIFLQNKGFEITPVTNGEDAVSLIKSRPFDIVFLDEQMPGMDGLATLEQIQQIQPSLPVIMITKSEEESIMEDAIGNKISDYLIKPVNPNQILLTIKRILDKRRIQNEKAAQTYLKSFNQLSSKFSEETSWQDWIDIYKKLTHWELNLESSDEGLQQVLQDQFQQANQAFGKFIKLEYKGWLKSQDNDHPVLSPDLLEWKVFPQLKSGKTVVFFLIDCMRYDQWLLFQGMLNDYFTIKTDFYYSILPTATPFSRNAIFSGLYPLEIQRRYPDLWEMGQDETSLNRNEEALLKKYLNRHGLPEQVKYEKIINPEDGNKIADKISNYTQTQLSAIIYNFVDTLVHSRSDSEVLKQLAPDVSAFRSLTETWFQHSSLFRMFKELAKEDVTVVVSTDHGSVRSMRDTKVFGDRDAATNLRYKYGRNLRAQDSAAIFIDKPHAYQLPVEPPANSYIIAKEDYFFVYPNNYNKFQNRYRDTFQHGGASMEEMILPVVTMKPRGR, encoded by the coding sequence ATGTCTAACAAAATTTTATGGGCCGACGATGAAATTGACCAGTTAAAAGCTCATATCATCTTTCTTCAAAATAAAGGATTTGAAATTACTCCCGTTACAAATGGGGAAGATGCGGTTTCTTTAATCAAATCGCGGCCATTTGATATTGTTTTTCTGGATGAGCAGATGCCGGGAATGGACGGTCTGGCCACACTCGAACAGATTCAGCAAATTCAGCCTTCACTACCGGTGATCATGATCACAAAAAGTGAGGAAGAATCGATCATGGAAGATGCCATTGGAAATAAAATTTCCGACTACCTGATCAAACCGGTGAATCCCAACCAGATTTTGCTCACCATCAAACGGATTCTTGACAAGCGAAGAATTCAAAACGAAAAGGCTGCTCAAACCTATCTGAAGAGTTTTAATCAGCTTTCATCCAAGTTCAGTGAAGAGACCAGCTGGCAGGACTGGATTGATATCTACAAAAAACTCACACACTGGGAACTGAACCTGGAATCGAGTGATGAAGGTTTACAGCAAGTATTACAGGATCAGTTTCAGCAGGCAAACCAGGCATTCGGGAAGTTCATAAAACTCGAATACAAAGGATGGTTAAAATCGCAGGATAATGATCATCCTGTTTTAAGTCCCGACCTTTTGGAGTGGAAGGTATTCCCTCAACTAAAATCTGGCAAAACGGTTGTTTTTTTTCTGATTGATTGCATGCGATACGATCAATGGCTTTTGTTCCAGGGAATGCTGAATGACTATTTTACAATAAAAACGGATTTCTATTATTCCATTTTACCGACGGCAACTCCATTTTCAAGAAACGCCATTTTTTCTGGTTTGTATCCGTTGGAAATCCAGCGCCGTTATCCCGATTTGTGGGAGATGGGACAGGATGAAACGTCTCTGAACAGAAATGAAGAGGCTCTGTTAAAGAAATATTTGAACCGACACGGGCTTCCCGAACAGGTGAAATATGAGAAGATCATCAACCCGGAAGATGGAAATAAAATTGCCGATAAAATTTCCAACTATACGCAAACCCAGCTCTCAGCAATCATTTATAATTTTGTGGATACACTGGTTCACAGCCGTTCTGATTCTGAGGTTCTGAAACAGCTTGCACCGGATGTCTCTGCTTTTCGGTCGCTCACGGAAACCTGGTTTCAGCATTCGTCACTTTTCCGGATGTTTAAAGAGCTGGCAAAAGAAGATGTGACGGTGGTAGTTTCAACTGACCATGGCTCGGTTCGGTCTATGCGCGATACAAAAGTATTTGGTGATCGTGACGCGGCCACGAACTTGCGATACAAGTATGGAAGAAATCTTCGTGCGCAGGACAGCGCCGCTATTTTTATTGATAAACCCCACGCCTATCAGCTCCCGGTGGAGCCTCCGGCCAATTCATACATTATTGCCAAGGAAGATTATTTCTTTGTGTATCCTAATAATTACAACAAATTTCAGAATCGATACCGCGATACCTTCCAGCATGGCGGCGCCTCTATGGAAGAGATGATTTTGCCGGTTGTGACCATGAAACCCCGCGGCAGGTAA
- a CDS encoding S41 family peptidase yields MKKSLFTFFAFLLLSPAAFGQISAKLMQYMDVSETDIVFVYGGDIWLAPKDGGTAVQVTRSQGEESWPKFSPDGNEIAYTASYNGNEDIYVIPVQGGVPKRVTYHSFSDRMIDWHPDGERLLFASRRHMGQRSSNKFYLVDKEGGFPEELEIPYGELASFSPDGNKLAYITKITENYPFKRYKGGLASEIIIYDFEEHQTERITENELNDGKPVWAGDTVYFLSDRGENFRLNIWSYNTTNGEFSQLTNFEDFDISFLSAGPDELVFEVGGDLYLMDLQTHEYSPVEINVVSDLSNEMARDEDVSGNINNMTAAPGGKRIVFEARGELFNVPAKEGFTRNLTKSSGAFDREPSWSPNGKYIAYWSDKEGEYNIYLQDVATNEEPKKLTGRENGYGYTLYWSPNSEKIAFIDETNTIYIVEIENGNITEAGNTYWNVGHGGRHGYSISWSPDSKWIAFTKGLDNANNVILLFDTEGEELHQATSGFYSDNNPVFSPDGKYLYYTTNREFDAEYSDLDGTWIYPNTTQIASISLMPDTPSLLQPENDELDLNEESGEESDENGEEESSEEGEEEEGKTEIEFDGFETRITMLPPQAGNIGNLMSFEGKVVYMRYPNTGSNGGPPSLMAYDIEERKEITIMDGVNGAVPTADGKAILVASFGQYGVIQPQEGQSIEEAIPTDGLVMNLVPKEEWRQIFTDTWRRYRDFFYDAEMQQVDWDEMKERYGALIEDARTRWDVTNIQSNMQAELSAGHTYTFGGDTENVEYRGTGFLGIDWELDDDVYRIKRIVKPALWDTEVRSPFDRPGVDVSEGDYIHAVNGVRLNPDKDPYAAFEGLDDETVSLTVSSDGDPEDVREVIVETLTPGEESQLRYQEWVENNRKMVDSLSDGQLGYIYMSNTSSQGQRELVRMFYGQLDKKGFIIDERFNGGGQLADRFLELLQRPVVYNLHWRHGRDHTNPVQTNTGPMAMLINGWAGSGGDGLPWAFQELEAGPIVGERTLGILVGPATGHQLIDGGGITVPGARLYDNDGHWFWEGEGVRPDIEVWDDPNALMEGRDPQMERAVREVLNMVDENSNKMTPAPPYEDRTARGLNGDS; encoded by the coding sequence CTCATTTTCGGATCGCATGATTGATTGGCATCCCGATGGCGAGCGGCTGTTGTTTGCATCCCGCCGGCACATGGGCCAGCGCAGTTCAAATAAGTTTTACCTGGTGGATAAAGAAGGCGGTTTTCCTGAAGAGCTTGAGATTCCATACGGAGAGTTGGCAAGTTTTTCTCCTGATGGAAACAAGCTGGCATATATCACAAAAATAACTGAAAATTATCCGTTTAAGCGTTATAAAGGCGGCTTGGCATCGGAAATCATCATTTACGATTTTGAAGAACATCAAACCGAAAGAATCACAGAAAATGAATTAAATGACGGAAAACCGGTTTGGGCTGGTGATACAGTTTATTTCCTGTCGGACAGGGGAGAGAATTTCCGGTTAAATATCTGGAGTTATAATACTACCAATGGTGAATTCTCGCAGCTAACCAATTTTGAAGATTTTGATATTTCATTTCTGTCCGCCGGACCAGACGAATTGGTTTTTGAGGTTGGCGGAGATCTATACCTGATGGATTTACAGACTCATGAATATTCACCTGTTGAGATAAATGTGGTCAGCGATCTTTCTAACGAAATGGCAAGAGACGAAGATGTGAGCGGGAACATCAATAATATGACGGCCGCGCCCGGTGGAAAGCGGATTGTATTTGAGGCAAGGGGCGAACTTTTTAACGTTCCCGCAAAAGAAGGCTTCACAAGAAATCTGACCAAGTCCAGTGGAGCATTTGACCGTGAACCGTCTTGGTCGCCCAATGGAAAATACATTGCCTACTGGAGTGATAAAGAAGGCGAGTATAACATCTATCTGCAAGATGTGGCAACTAACGAAGAACCCAAAAAGCTTACAGGCAGAGAGAACGGTTACGGTTATACTTTATATTGGTCACCCAACAGCGAGAAGATTGCATTTATAGATGAAACCAACACCATCTACATAGTAGAAATTGAAAATGGAAACATTACAGAAGCCGGGAATACCTACTGGAATGTTGGCCACGGAGGGAGACATGGATATTCTATTTCATGGTCGCCGGATTCAAAATGGATTGCCTTTACTAAAGGTCTTGATAATGCCAATAACGTAATCCTGCTCTTTGATACTGAAGGAGAAGAGTTGCACCAGGCCACAAGCGGATTTTATTCCGATAACAATCCTGTTTTCAGCCCGGACGGCAAGTATCTCTACTACACAACCAATCGTGAGTTTGATGCAGAATATTCTGATTTGGACGGTACATGGATCTACCCGAATACAACGCAAATTGCATCGATTAGCCTGATGCCGGATACGCCTTCACTCCTTCAGCCTGAAAATGATGAGTTAGATCTCAATGAAGAATCAGGGGAAGAATCGGACGAAAATGGTGAAGAGGAGTCATCAGAAGAAGGTGAGGAGGAAGAGGGCAAAACTGAAATTGAATTTGATGGTTTTGAAACGCGAATTACAATGCTTCCGCCACAAGCCGGCAATATCGGCAACCTGATGTCATTTGAAGGAAAAGTTGTATATATGCGATATCCGAATACCGGTTCCAATGGCGGACCTCCTTCATTGATGGCTTATGATATAGAAGAAAGAAAAGAAATCACCATTATGGATGGCGTAAATGGAGCAGTACCTACAGCCGACGGCAAAGCCATTTTGGTTGCAAGTTTTGGTCAATATGGAGTCATTCAACCGCAGGAAGGGCAAAGTATCGAAGAGGCTATTCCAACGGATGGTTTGGTGATGAATCTTGTGCCGAAAGAGGAGTGGAGACAGATTTTTACGGATACTTGGCGCAGATATCGTGATTTCTTTTATGATGCCGAAATGCAGCAAGTAGATTGGGATGAAATGAAAGAGCGATACGGAGCGCTGATTGAAGATGCACGAACCCGATGGGATGTCACCAACATTCAATCGAACATGCAGGCCGAACTGAGTGCAGGCCATACCTACACGTTTGGCGGTGATACGGAAAATGTAGAATATCGCGGAACAGGATTTTTGGGTATTGATTGGGAGCTTGATGACGATGTGTATCGCATCAAACGAATTGTGAAACCGGCGTTGTGGGATACGGAAGTTCGTTCGCCGTTTGATCGCCCGGGAGTGGATGTCTCCGAAGGGGATTATATTCATGCCGTAAATGGAGTACGGCTGAATCCTGATAAAGATCCGTACGCTGCATTTGAAGGATTGGATGACGAAACTGTATCCTTAACAGTAAGTAGCGATGGCGATCCCGAAGATGTGAGAGAAGTCATTGTGGAAACGTTAACTCCGGGAGAAGAATCTCAACTGCGCTACCAGGAATGGGTGGAGAACAACCGGAAAATGGTGGATTCACTTTCCGACGGACAATTGGGATATATTTATATGTCGAACACTTCTTCCCAGGGACAGAGAGAATTGGTTCGGATGTTCTACGGACAGCTCGATAAAAAGGGATTTATTATTGATGAGCGCTTCAACGGTGGCGGCCAATTGGCAGACCGTTTCCTTGAACTGCTGCAACGTCCCGTAGTTTATAACCTGCACTGGCGGCACGGGCGCGATCACACCAATCCCGTTCAAACAAATACAGGACCTATGGCCATGTTGATTAATGGTTGGGCCGGTTCTGGCGGCGACGGTTTGCCGTGGGCCTTCCAGGAATTGGAAGCCGGACCGATTGTGGGCGAGCGTACACTTGGAATCTTGGTCGGACCCGCTACCGGCCATCAACTGATTGATGGCGGCGGAATTACGGTACCCGGCGCGCGCTTGTATGATAATGATGGTCACTGGTTCTGGGAAGGTGAAGGGGTTCGTCCTGATATCGAAGTATGGGATGACCCAAATGCATTGATGGAGGGAAGAGATCCTCAAATGGAAAGGGCGGTCCGTGAAGTACTGAATATGGTGGATGAAAATTCAAACAAAATGACACCGGCTCCACCTTATGAAGATCGCACGGCGAGAGGCTTAAACGGAGATTCCTGA
- a CDS encoding glycosyltransferase family 2 protein, whose product MNSQAPLVSIIIPVFNGEDFVADVFRNVEQQDYPSKEIIFVDDGSEDSSKEIIQQIDDVQYVYQPNRGPASARNTGFRKSRGKYIAFLDVDDLWTENQLAHQVNVLEENPQYDMVQGRIQDLKRIGENKNAGIFEKTGSPYYSVNLGSAVFRRTVFETVGLFDENLHFNEDTDWFVRAWDKKIQKKKVEEVVLHYRKHANNLTHHKNSRHSGMAWLLKKRLDLQRRENQSSENSVSSRWMSINEYIGW is encoded by the coding sequence GTGAATTCACAAGCCCCGCTGGTAAGTATTATTATTCCTGTGTTTAATGGCGAAGATTTTGTTGCTGATGTTTTCCGAAATGTAGAACAACAGGACTACCCTTCAAAAGAAATTATTTTTGTGGATGATGGTTCTGAAGATTCCTCAAAAGAAATCATCCAACAAATAGATGACGTGCAGTATGTATACCAACCGAATCGCGGACCGGCTTCAGCCAGGAATACGGGATTTCGTAAATCCCGGGGTAAATATATCGCTTTTTTGGATGTAGATGATTTATGGACAGAGAACCAGTTGGCGCACCAGGTGAACGTACTGGAAGAGAATCCGCAATACGATATGGTGCAGGGGCGAATTCAAGATTTGAAACGGATTGGTGAGAATAAAAATGCCGGCATCTTTGAGAAAACGGGTTCTCCCTATTACTCTGTGAATTTGGGAAGCGCTGTTTTTCGTCGCACAGTATTTGAAACTGTAGGCTTATTCGACGAAAATCTACATTTTAATGAAGATACAGATTGGTTTGTGCGGGCGTGGGATAAAAAGATTCAAAAAAAGAAAGTGGAAGAAGTTGTTCTGCATTATCGTAAGCATGCAAATAATTTAACCCATCATAAAAATTCGCGCCACTCCGGCATGGCATGGCTGCTGAAAAAAAGACTGGATCTTCAGCGCCGTGAAAATCAATCTTCAGAAAACTCTGTATCATCCCGGTGGATGAGCATTAATGAGTATATTGGCTGGTAA
- a CDS encoding ComEA family DNA-binding protein, translated as MRRKLFFLIEKLEIKRSERIAVSGLLILLVMLSGVQTFLNPEPNYDEDEYRKLEQIFREKSQAIQSEKDLIMARYEPDEEIPVAVSVTGASALEIMEPDTTEKESPAEDFGEMININTASSEKLQELPGIGPAYAGRIVTWRDENGSFTSKDQLLEIKGIGEKRLAKIKPLITLQ; from the coding sequence ATGAGAAGAAAACTATTTTTCCTGATTGAAAAACTGGAGATAAAGAGAAGCGAGAGAATCGCCGTATCCGGTTTGCTGATTTTACTGGTAATGCTGAGCGGAGTACAAACATTTCTGAATCCGGAACCGAATTATGATGAAGATGAGTATCGTAAACTAGAACAAATTTTCCGGGAGAAGAGTCAAGCCATTCAGTCTGAGAAAGATCTGATTATGGCGAGATACGAGCCCGATGAGGAAATCCCTGTAGCAGTTTCAGTAACGGGAGCTTCGGCCCTGGAGATTATGGAACCGGACACGACAGAAAAGGAATCTCCAGCCGAAGATTTCGGAGAGATGATAAATATCAATACAGCTAGTAGCGAAAAATTGCAGGAATTGCCGGGGATTGGTCCGGCTTATGCGGGCAGAATAGTAACGTGGCGGGATGAAAATGGTTCTTTTACGTCTAAAGATCAGCTACTCGAGATAAAAGGAATTGGAGAAAAACGCCTGGCAAAAATAAAACCTTTAATCACACTTCAGTAA
- the tsaE gene encoding tRNA (adenosine(37)-N6)-threonylcarbamoyltransferase complex ATPase subunit type 1 TsaE, producing MKTVLSSTPEETIQIAKEYAKTVNPGDVICLEGNLGAGKTQFVRGFVQGLGLAGDVVSSPTFTIINEYDGELPVYHFDCYRLEHVEEAVEIGSEEYLYGDGVCLIEWPDRISELLPPSSKHVTFSIIGKTEREIIFH from the coding sequence ATGAAGACGGTTCTGAGCAGCACTCCGGAAGAGACGATCCAAATTGCCAAAGAATATGCGAAAACTGTAAACCCCGGGGATGTGATCTGCCTGGAAGGGAATTTGGGCGCAGGAAAAACACAATTTGTCCGGGGATTTGTCCAGGGACTTGGTTTGGCCGGAGATGTTGTATCATCGCCAACTTTTACCATCATCAATGAATATGATGGGGAGTTACCGGTTTATCATTTCGATTGCTATCGGCTTGAACATGTTGAAGAAGCAGTAGAAATAGGATCGGAAGAATATTTGTATGGCGATGGCGTTTGCTTAATCGAGTGGCCGGATCGTATTTCCGAATTATTGCCACCTTCCTCAAAGCATGTTACCTTTAGCATCATTGGAAAAACCGAACGCGAGATTATTTTTCATTAG
- a CDS encoding alpha/beta fold hydrolase has protein sequence MESNSFECEKGSLAWYKIGTGKPVLILHGWGSDSKVMMPMAKQIQNLRTSYLVDFPGFGGSPEPKLTWTVDDYADIVEEFASKKIEEPQFDLIVHSFGARVALKLLTRPEISPRIDKVVFTGAAGLKPKRSASFYLKKYTAKTLKLPFYLLPQNLREKGLDKLRKTSLWKSLGSSDYQKLSGVMRQTFVACVNEYLDHLLPNVQQEILLIWGENDTATPMDQGKRMEKLFKDSALVVINGASHYAFLDKPKQFSAILQAYLEPANN, from the coding sequence ATGGAATCAAACAGCTTTGAATGTGAAAAAGGCTCACTAGCCTGGTACAAAATCGGAACAGGAAAACCGGTATTGATTTTACACGGATGGGGAAGTGACTCGAAAGTAATGATGCCGATGGCAAAACAGATTCAGAATCTCCGAACAAGTTACTTGGTTGATTTCCCCGGATTCGGCGGTTCTCCCGAGCCGAAATTAACCTGGACGGTAGATGATTATGCAGACATCGTTGAGGAATTCGCATCCAAAAAAATTGAAGAGCCACAGTTCGATCTCATCGTTCATTCATTCGGAGCAAGAGTGGCACTAAAGCTGCTCACGCGGCCGGAAATCAGCCCAAGAATTGACAAAGTGGTTTTTACGGGAGCAGCCGGCCTCAAACCGAAACGAAGTGCTTCTTTTTACCTGAAAAAATACACCGCCAAAACCCTGAAGCTACCCTTCTATCTATTGCCCCAAAACCTGAGGGAGAAAGGACTGGACAAACTCCGGAAAACCTCCCTTTGGAAAAGTCTTGGCTCATCTGATTACCAAAAATTATCAGGAGTAATGAGGCAGACGTTCGTTGCTTGTGTGAATGAATATCTCGATCACCTGTTACCCAATGTTCAACAGGAAATTCTTCTTATCTGGGGAGAAAATGATACAGCAACTCCTATGGATCAGGGAAAACGAATGGAAAAATTATTTAAAGATAGTGCTTTGGTTGTGATCAATGGAGCCAGCCATTATGCTTTTTTGGATAAACCCAAGCAATTTTCTGCTATCCTCCAAGCCTATCTTGAGCCCGCGAATAATTGA
- a CDS encoding glycosyltransferase, translating to MSFLKNLNVLVIDLWMPTPDRDSASLRMINLLKILSEKTGKLTFGAGDNPEWRQKHELWRPCSSLNLDLLDGHKTIEAHLEQYSTQYDVIILSRLITANRYFDRIREMAPDAVIIFDTIDLHFLRGYRASKITGNIKLLQTSLLAKRDELSLVKKADCTWVVSTAERKILHEECPGCKIHIVSNIHETYPSSRRFSDRSGILFIGAFSHQPNGDAMNYFHKDIYPLLKKRLPEAGITIIGSDPPEWLKSSSDGHLVVTDYVPDIAPYLHKAKLTIAPLRYGAGVKGKVLLSLGYGVPAVGSSIAAEGITNHEDGMLVADNPEDFCDAVAELYENEKLWNKLSYRGMEIVDRDFSFSAARKSLENSFNSLIAKKSIGEETSDQT from the coding sequence ATGAGTTTTTTGAAAAATTTAAATGTTTTAGTGATCGATCTTTGGATGCCAACCCCCGACCGGGACAGCGCTTCTTTAAGAATGATCAACTTGCTGAAAATTTTGTCAGAGAAAACCGGCAAGCTAACCTTCGGTGCCGGTGACAATCCGGAATGGAGACAGAAACATGAACTGTGGCGGCCATGCTCTTCTTTAAACCTCGATCTCCTTGATGGACACAAGACTATTGAAGCTCATTTGGAGCAATACAGCACACAATATGATGTGATCATTTTGAGCAGGCTTATAACAGCAAATCGCTATTTTGACAGGATTCGTGAAATGGCTCCGGATGCAGTAATCATTTTTGACACGATCGATTTACATTTTTTGCGTGGCTACCGGGCATCGAAAATAACCGGCAATATAAAACTTCTGCAAACCTCGCTTCTGGCGAAGCGAGATGAATTGTCGCTGGTTAAAAAAGCCGATTGTACATGGGTTGTGAGCACGGCAGAACGGAAAATCTTACATGAAGAATGCCCCGGGTGCAAGATTCATATCGTATCAAATATTCACGAAACATATCCTTCCAGCCGAAGATTTTCAGACCGTAGCGGAATTCTTTTTATTGGTGCATTTTCACATCAGCCCAATGGCGATGCTATGAATTATTTTCATAAAGATATTTATCCGTTGTTAAAAAAGAGGTTGCCGGAAGCCGGGATTACAATTATTGGTTCTGATCCCCCTGAATGGCTAAAATCTTCATCTGACGGACATTTGGTGGTTACAGATTATGTGCCCGATATAGCTCCCTATCTCCATAAAGCAAAGCTTACAATTGCTCCGCTCCGGTATGGCGCCGGTGTTAAAGGGAAGGTTTTGTTGAGTTTGGGATATGGAGTGCCCGCGGTGGGTTCATCTATTGCTGCGGAAGGAATTACAAACCATGAAGATGGCATGCTTGTCGCAGATAATCCCGAAGATTTTTGTGATGCAGTTGCAGAACTCTATGAAAATGAGAAGTTATGGAATAAGCTCTCTTACAGAGGAATGGAAATTGTTGATCGTGATTTTTCATTCTCGGCCGCCAGAAAATCACTTGAGAATTCGTTCAACAGTTTGATTGCTAAAAAAAGCATCGGAGAAGAAACATCTGACCAAACCTGA
- a CDS encoding NYN domain-containing protein, with amino-acid sequence MDTGSTQKLAILIDADNAQPSITENLLAEIAKYGTANVKRIYGDWTQPQLRGWKEILLEHSIQPIQQFGYTRGKNATDSALIIDAMDLLYTGKFDGFCLVSSDSDFTKLAARIREAGLVVYGFGEKKTPDPFVAACDKFIYTEVLVEEDEEKDQRKRRATNDLKQDTKLVNLVRNAIEASSDESGWAHLAPVGSFIAKQSPGFDPRNYGYKKLGELIKAIDLFEMEERKVGDGHSKVVYIRDKRK; translated from the coding sequence ATGGACACCGGTTCAACCCAAAAACTTGCCATTCTGATAGATGCCGACAATGCACAGCCTTCCATCACTGAAAACCTTTTAGCTGAAATTGCAAAATATGGCACCGCTAACGTAAAACGTATTTATGGGGACTGGACTCAACCTCAACTCCGCGGATGGAAGGAGATCCTGCTCGAACATTCCATTCAACCTATCCAGCAGTTTGGTTATACAAGAGGCAAAAATGCTACCGACAGCGCGTTAATTATTGATGCAATGGATCTTTTGTATACCGGAAAGTTTGATGGATTTTGTCTTGTTTCAAGCGATAGTGATTTTACAAAGCTGGCCGCACGTATTCGTGAAGCGGGACTTGTTGTATACGGATTTGGAGAAAAGAAAACTCCGGATCCTTTTGTAGCCGCCTGTGATAAATTTATCTACACGGAAGTTTTGGTTGAAGAGGATGAAGAGAAAGATCAGCGAAAACGAAGAGCAACAAACGACCTCAAACAAGACACCAAACTTGTCAACCTGGTTCGGAATGCAATCGAAGCATCCTCAGATGAAAGCGGATGGGCACATCTTGCCCCGGTGGGCAGCTTCATCGCCAAACAATCACCCGGTTTTGATCCCAGGAATTACGGATATAAAAAACTTGGCGAACTGATTAAAGCCATTGATCTTTTTGAAATGGAAGAGAGAAAAGTGGGTGACGGACATTCAAAAGTGGTCTATATCAGGGACAAAAGAAAATAA
- a CDS encoding sodium:solute symporter family protein yields MNSDFAFFDWLLVALYFFFLIWISWKKGWESEDSEEEFLLSGRKVTLPAFVATLVSTWYGGILGVGEWSYQFGISQWLILGAPFYIFSAIFAVYLAGKIRLNKALTIPEAIANQYSERAGRISALPIFILVSPAPYILMLGLLFQFLIGGDAPFLLYASLVALFSVFYITIGGFGAVIRTDILQVVLMFTGFIVLLIFAMAQFGGFGTLIESLPDGHMDITGGHSLQYILVWFFIALWTFVDPSFHQRAAAAESPETAKKGIFWSIAFWIAFDFLTCFAGLYAYAILGGGLEQPVLAYPILADEILPIGVKGLFFLSLLATIMSTLDSYLFISGQTLGRDYLLKYFPSVRPNLLTRIGILVSAILGIILIIIYPSVIDLWYVIGSVFIPGLLIPVLGIYLKPFQFPAKIVYASIIGCTLVSLTWLILGTVLPQPGGGYAFYRIEPFYPGLFLAILLWIYGRLRMSK; encoded by the coding sequence TTGAATTCAGATTTTGCATTCTTTGACTGGTTACTTGTAGCGCTCTATTTCTTTTTCCTGATCTGGATTAGCTGGAAAAAGGGCTGGGAATCTGAAGATTCGGAAGAAGAATTCCTTTTGAGCGGACGCAAAGTAACGCTCCCGGCTTTTGTAGCTACATTGGTATCCACCTGGTACGGGGGAATTTTGGGCGTGGGTGAATGGAGTTATCAATTCGGCATTTCGCAATGGCTGATTCTCGGCGCACCATTTTACATTTTTTCGGCCATATTTGCCGTGTATCTCGCCGGTAAAATTCGCCTGAACAAAGCGCTGACCATCCCCGAAGCTATTGCCAATCAATACAGCGAACGAGCCGGGCGAATCAGTGCGCTGCCCATTTTTATTCTCGTCAGTCCGGCTCCATATATTTTGATGCTCGGATTGCTTTTCCAGTTTCTTATTGGAGGCGATGCCCCGTTTCTTTTGTACGCATCTTTGGTGGCTCTTTTTTCTGTCTTTTATATCACAATTGGGGGATTTGGCGCCGTTATCCGAACAGATATTTTGCAGGTTGTTCTCATGTTTACAGGATTTATTGTCTTGTTGATATTTGCAATGGCGCAATTCGGAGGATTTGGCACACTTATCGAATCTCTTCCGGATGGACATATGGACATCACCGGCGGACATTCCCTGCAATATATTCTCGTATGGTTTTTTATTGCACTTTGGACGTTTGTAGACCCAAGTTTTCACCAAAGGGCGGCCGCGGCGGAATCTCCCGAAACGGCAAAAAAAGGAATCTTCTGGTCTATCGCATTCTGGATCGCTTTTGATTTTCTAACTTGTTTTGCCGGCCTTTATGCATATGCTATTTTAGGCGGCGGACTCGAACAACCGGTTTTAGCTTACCCGATCCTGGCGGATGAAATTCTTCCTATTGGTGTAAAGGGGCTGTTCTTTTTATCCCTGCTGGCAACTATCATGTCAACGTTAGACAGTTACCTGTTTATTTCCGGACAAACCCTCGGGCGGGATTATCTTCTCAAATACTTTCCTTCGGTTCGGCCCAACCTTCTAACCCGAATTGGAATCCTGGTCTCAGCTATTCTCGGGATAATTCTCATCATTATCTATCCAAGTGTGATTGATCTGTGGTACGTCATCGGATCTGTATTCATTCCCGGACTATTAATTCCTGTTTTGGGAATTTATCTCAAACCGTTTCAATTTCCAGCTAAAATCGTTTACGCATCTATCATTGGCTGTACTTTGGTTTCTCTTACATGGTTAATTCTTGGAACAGTCCTTCCTCAACCCGGCGGTGGGTATGCTTTTTATAGGATTGAGCCTTTTTATCCCGGACTCTTTTTAGCCATCCTTTTGTGGATCTATGGAAGGCTCAGAATGAGTAAGTAG